A genome region from Amblyraja radiata isolate CabotCenter1 chromosome 2, sAmbRad1.1.pri, whole genome shotgun sequence includes the following:
- the LOC116985324 gene encoding uncharacterized protein LOC116985324, with the protein MVGLKPPGPLSMQGNSSKNDKDWIRTFQLYEAATELTTGPAAQEIYETFRFAPEECDNIQPLKNKFQTYCEPKKNLTVTRYIFNTRNQRQRETFSSYLTAVKSLSNDCEFDIIHDSLLRDRIVCGISSQPLREKLLQCHELTLEKCSDMCLIAEAAAEQMKQIAPTAIDTEETVDYVKRDSAKRLDIFPDPPVNRAPNSRPRPRQHDRLIRQKAGGWSRDVRDIEFQMNASPLPEPVDDDVDVFYIDAVIESTHERGQMCSINNVNIEFKLDSGAQVDILPEHLFRKTGLALLNTNVTLRSFSGHTMKPVGQAKGNVKVGKKEYRFVFQIVRRNVKPIFGKLTCEKLGLLVRKEAVDGVSASSSYTARIIEENRKLFQGLGRLKIHEYNIALQENVQPKQNPPRTIPYKIRDKVKAELERIESLGVIKPVSEPTDWVNSMTVVNKPNGEVRICLDPRDLNVAIRWEHLPMPTFENIAGRMVLEV; encoded by the exons ATGGTAGGACTCAAGCCACCGGGACCACTCTCCATGCAAGGGAACTCGTCCAAGAATGATAAGGACTGGATAAGGACATTCCAGCTGTACGAGGCGGCAACAGAACTGACGA CCGGGCCGGCAGCTCAGGAGATTTATGAGACCTTTCGGTTCGCCCCGGAGGAGTGTGACAATATACAACCGCTGAAGAATAAGTTTCAGACATACTGTGAACCAAAAAAGAACTTAACTGTCACAAGATACATCTTTAATACACGTAATCAGCGGCAAAGGGAGACCTTCTCCAGCTACCTGACTGCAGTGAAGTCTTTATCTAATGATTGCGAGTTTGACATTATCCATGACTCGTTGCTGCGAGACAGAATCGTCTGCGGCATCAGCAGCCAGCCGCTCCGGGAAAAACTACTACAATGCCATGAGTTAACACTGGAAAAATGCAGTGACATGTGTCTGATAGCTGAAGCAGCAGCCGAACAAATGAAGCAGATTGCCCCAACCGCCATCGACACCGAAGAGACAGTTGATTACGTGAAACGGGACAGCGCCA AGAGATTGGACATCTTTCCAGATCCTCCGGTAAATAGAGCGCCCAACAGCCGCCCACGTCCCCGACAACATGACCGGCTAATCAGACAAAAGGCCGGGGGCTGGAGCCGTGACGTCCGCGACATCGAGTTCCAGATGAACGCTTCACCGCTGCCTGAGCCAGTGGACGACGACGTAGATGTCTTCTACATTGACGCCGTTATAGAGTCGACACATGAAAGGGGACAGATGTGCAGCATCAACAATGTGAACATTGAGTTCAAACTTGACTCTGGCGCTCAAGTCGACATCCTGCCAGAGCACTTGTTCAGAAAGACTGGTCTTGCCTTACTGAACACGAACGTAACACTGAGGTCATTCTCTGGACATACAATGAAGCCTGTGGGGCAGGCAAAGGGGAATGTCAAAGTAG gtaaGAAGGAATATAGGTTTGTCTTTCAAATAGTGAGGAGGAATGTGAAACCCATATTTGGGAAACTAACGTGTGAAAAGTTAGGGCTTCTTGTGCGAAAAGAAGCGGTTGATGGCGTGAGTGCGAGCTCATCATACACTGCGAGGATCATTGAGGAAAATCGCAAGCTTTTCCAAGGGCTGGGAAGGCTAAAAATACATGAGTACAACATAGCGCTGCAAGAGAACGTGCAACCTAAGCAAAACCCGCCCCGCACTATCCCTTATAAGATCAGGGATAAGGTCAAAGCCGAATTAGAGCGCATTGAAAGCTTGGGAGTCATAAAGCCCGTGAGCGAACCGACAGATTGGGTGAATTCAATGACTGTGGTTAACAAACCTAATGGCGAAGTCCGCATATGCCTTGACCCACGTGACCTCAATGTGGCCATTCGCTGGGAACATTTACCGATGCCGACATTCGAGAACATTGCAGGCAGAATGGTTCTCGAAGTTTGA